One window of Cellulomonas shaoxiangyii genomic DNA carries:
- the fmt gene encoding methionyl-tRNA formyltransferase — protein MRLLFAGSPAPAVPSLEALLASRHEVAAVLTRPDARVGRGRTLTPSPVAAAARAHGIPVLTPRTLRDADVQAEIAALEVDAAPVVAYGVLVPPALLDVPRHGWVNLHFSVLPAWRGAAPVQHAVMAGDEVTGASTFRLEEGLDTGPVLGTLTEVVRPRDTSGELLGRLAVAGADLLVRTLDALEDGVLVPVPQPAEGVSHAPKLGPEDARVRWWQPAHVVDRRVRGCTPAPGAWTTLPDGARLGLGPVVPVPEVADLAPGELRATKQEVLVGTGSGAVRLGEVVPTGRRPMAAADWARGARPAPGTVLGGTPDDAPSTAGVPS, from the coding sequence ATGCGTCTGCTGTTCGCCGGGAGCCCTGCGCCGGCCGTGCCGTCCCTCGAGGCCCTGCTCGCGTCCCGCCACGAGGTCGCCGCGGTGCTCACCCGCCCCGACGCCCGGGTCGGGCGCGGGCGCACCCTGACGCCGTCGCCGGTGGCCGCGGCGGCCCGCGCCCACGGGATCCCCGTGCTGACGCCGCGCACGTTGCGCGACGCGGACGTGCAGGCCGAGATCGCGGCGCTCGAGGTCGACGCCGCGCCCGTCGTCGCGTACGGCGTCCTCGTGCCGCCGGCCCTGCTCGACGTCCCCCGGCACGGGTGGGTCAACCTGCACTTCTCCGTGCTGCCGGCGTGGCGCGGTGCCGCGCCGGTGCAGCACGCCGTCATGGCGGGCGACGAGGTGACGGGCGCGTCCACGTTCCGCCTCGAGGAAGGGCTCGACACCGGTCCGGTGCTCGGCACCCTGACCGAGGTCGTGCGCCCGCGGGACACGTCCGGCGAGCTGCTGGGCCGGCTGGCGGTGGCCGGCGCCGACCTGCTGGTCCGCACCCTGGACGCCCTGGAGGACGGCGTGCTCGTCCCCGTGCCGCAGCCGGCGGAGGGCGTCAGCCACGCCCCGAAGCTCGGCCCGGAGGACGCCCGGGTGCGCTGGTGGCAGCCGGCTCACGTCGTCGACCGCCGCGTCCGCGGCTGCACGCCCGCCCCGGGCGCGTGGACGACGCTGCCCGACGGTGCCCGCCTCGGGCTGGGTCCCGTCGTCCCGGTGCCGGAGGTCGCCGACCTCGCGCCCGGCGAGCTGCGCGCCACGAAGCAGGAGGTCCTCGTCGGTACCGGCTCGGGCGCCGTGCGCCTGGGCGAGGTCGTGCCCACCGGCCGTCGTCCCATGGCGGCGGCGGACTGGGCCCGAGGCGCACGTCCGGCGCCCGGGACGGTGCTGGGTGGCACGCCCGACGACGCGCCGAGCACGGCCGGGGTGCCGTCGTGA
- a CDS encoding primosomal protein N', with translation MSGPTEPEQPTLAGLAVPAPRRPRTPPTLTPAATLPVARVCVDLAPPHLDRTFEYLVPESLDAAARPGVRVKVRFAGQDVDGWLLERVADAEHTGRLLPLRRVVSGEPVLTPAVARLARAVADRWAGTLADVLRLAVPPRHARVEGERRPAPADAADAATPAAPDEPTTPAAPPAPAPPAPVAPAPVPPAPVAPAPEPTAWAPYRGGPAFCRHVAAGGAPRAVWSALTAVGEHRWSAAVAQAVVASLAGGRGALVVVPDARDVDRVCAALAKAGLPGVADGGPVARLVADDGPAARYRAFLAALRGTARVVVGTRASAFAPVADLGLAVVWDDGDGQHAEPRAPYPHVREVLALRSELEGCALLVGAHGRTVEAQHLVETGWAHEVAAERPVVRASTPRVRALTSVELAREGPAAAARLPGPAWRVLKEALASGPVLVQTPRAGYVPVLACGRCRASARCTACHGPLGLTRGAATPSCGWCGRLATGWQCDECGAPALRSVRVGSERTAEELGRAFPGATVRVSGARAEGGVLASVPDRPALVVATPGAEPDAPSGYAAAVLLDAAVASAGSGLGAEPDALRRWLAAAALVRPAGEGGQVLLVGDGLVRPTQALVRWDPAGLASRELAERAELHLPPAVRVAAVTGVRDAVAAVLARLDVPGLEVLGPVPVDAPEGAATLDPEVRALLRVPLGAGRALAHAVAASVAIRSARREGGAVRIEVDPADVT, from the coding sequence GTGAGCGGACCGACCGAGCCCGAGCAGCCGACGCTCGCCGGGCTCGCCGTCCCCGCGCCCCGGCGCCCGCGGACGCCGCCCACGCTCACGCCCGCGGCCACGCTCCCCGTCGCGCGGGTGTGCGTCGACCTGGCGCCGCCGCACCTGGACCGCACGTTCGAGTACCTGGTGCCGGAGTCGCTCGACGCGGCCGCCCGCCCGGGGGTGCGCGTCAAGGTGCGCTTCGCCGGGCAGGACGTGGACGGCTGGCTGCTCGAGCGCGTCGCGGACGCGGAGCACACCGGCCGCCTGCTGCCGCTGCGTCGCGTCGTCTCCGGCGAGCCGGTGCTGACGCCGGCCGTCGCGCGGCTCGCCCGCGCGGTGGCCGACCGGTGGGCCGGCACCCTCGCGGACGTGCTGCGGCTCGCGGTGCCGCCCCGGCACGCGCGGGTGGAGGGGGAGCGGCGCCCGGCACCGGCGGACGCGGCCGACGCGGCGACCCCGGCCGCGCCCGACGAGCCCACGACCCCGGCGGCGCCGCCCGCTCCGGCGCCCCCCGCTCCGGTGGCCCCCGCTCCCGTGCCCCCCGCTCCCGTGGCTCCCGCGCCGGAGCCGACGGCGTGGGCGCCGTACCGGGGCGGGCCCGCGTTCTGCCGGCACGTCGCGGCCGGCGGGGCGCCGCGCGCGGTCTGGTCGGCCCTGACGGCGGTGGGGGAGCACCGCTGGTCCGCTGCGGTCGCGCAGGCGGTCGTCGCGAGCCTGGCCGGGGGCCGGGGTGCGCTCGTCGTCGTCCCGGACGCCCGCGACGTCGACCGCGTCTGTGCCGCCCTCGCCAAGGCCGGTCTACCGGGCGTGGCGGACGGGGGGCCGGTCGCGCGCCTCGTCGCCGACGACGGGCCGGCCGCGCGCTACCGCGCGTTCCTCGCCGCGCTGCGCGGCACCGCGCGCGTCGTGGTCGGCACGCGCGCGTCGGCGTTCGCTCCCGTCGCGGACCTGGGCCTCGCGGTCGTGTGGGACGACGGCGACGGCCAGCACGCCGAGCCCCGGGCGCCGTACCCCCACGTGCGCGAGGTGCTGGCGCTGCGCTCGGAGCTCGAGGGCTGCGCGCTGCTCGTCGGCGCGCACGGGCGCACGGTCGAGGCGCAGCACCTGGTGGAGACCGGGTGGGCGCACGAGGTCGCCGCCGAGCGGCCGGTCGTGCGCGCCTCGACGCCGCGCGTGCGGGCGCTGACCTCGGTCGAGCTCGCGCGGGAGGGCCCGGCGGCCGCGGCACGCCTGCCGGGGCCCGCGTGGCGCGTGCTGAAGGAGGCGCTCGCGTCGGGCCCGGTGCTCGTGCAGACGCCGCGCGCCGGGTACGTCCCGGTGCTCGCCTGCGGGCGGTGCCGCGCGTCCGCGCGGTGCACGGCCTGCCACGGCCCGCTGGGGCTGACCCGCGGCGCGGCGACCCCGTCGTGCGGCTGGTGCGGGCGCCTGGCGACGGGCTGGCAGTGCGACGAGTGCGGTGCGCCCGCACTGCGCTCCGTCCGCGTCGGTTCGGAGCGGACGGCGGAGGAGCTCGGCCGGGCGTTCCCCGGTGCGACGGTCCGCGTCTCGGGCGCGCGGGCCGAGGGCGGTGTGCTGGCGAGCGTGCCGGACCGGCCCGCGCTCGTCGTGGCCACGCCGGGCGCAGAGCCGGACGCACCGTCGGGATACGCCGCGGCGGTGCTGCTGGACGCCGCGGTCGCGAGCGCGGGCAGCGGGCTGGGCGCGGAGCCCGACGCGTTGCGACGCTGGCTCGCGGCGGCCGCACTGGTCCGGCCCGCGGGGGAGGGTGGGCAGGTGCTGCTGGTGGGTGACGGCCTGGTGCGTCCGACGCAGGCGCTCGTGCGGTGGGACCCGGCGGGGCTCGCGTCCCGCGAGCTCGCCGAGCGGGCCGAGCTGCACCTGCCGCCGGCCGTGCGCGTGGCCGCCGTCACGGGCGTCCGCGACGCGGTCGCGGCCGTGCTCGCGCGCCTGGACGTGCCGGGCCTCGAGGTGCTCGGACCCGTCCCGGTCGACGCACCCGAGGGCGCCGCGACGCTCGACCCCGAGGTGCGCGCGCTGCTGCGCGTGCCGCTCGGCGCCGGCCGGGCCCTGGCGCACGCCGTGGCCGCGTCGGTCGCGATCCGCAGCGCGCGGCGGGAGGGCGGCGCCGTGCGGATCGAGGTGGATCCCGCCGACGTGACGTGA
- the metK gene encoding methionine adenosyltransferase — translation MSSAPLRLFTSESVTEGHPDKICDQISDAILDAILEQDPDARVAVETMVTTGLVHVAGEVTTSAYVEIPQIVREVVRGIGYTSSHIGFDGDSCGVSVSIGQQSPDIAAGVDKAIEVREDAGDMDPLDLQGAGDQGLMFGYASDETPSLLPLPIWLAHRLAEQLAAVRKDATLPGLRPDGKTQVTVGYEGDRPVALDTVVLSTQHEPDVQEVTLARDVAELVVRPVLAGLDLDVSAHRLLVNPTGQFVIGGPQGDAGLTGRKIIVDTYGGMARHGGGAFSGKDPSKVDRSAAYAMRWVAKNVVAAGLARRCEVQVAYAIGKAHPVGLYVETFGTETVPVERLTAAIREVFDLRPAAIIRDLDLLRPVYRRTAAYGHFGRDLPEFTWERTDRTADLLSAVG, via the coding sequence ATGAGCTCTGCGCCTCTCCGCCTGTTCACCTCGGAGTCCGTCACGGAGGGCCACCCCGACAAGATCTGCGACCAGATCTCTGACGCCATCCTCGACGCCATCCTGGAGCAGGACCCGGACGCGCGCGTCGCCGTCGAGACGATGGTGACCACGGGTCTCGTCCACGTCGCGGGCGAGGTCACGACCAGTGCGTACGTCGAGATCCCGCAGATCGTGCGCGAGGTGGTCCGGGGCATCGGCTACACGTCCTCGCACATCGGCTTCGACGGCGACTCGTGCGGGGTGTCGGTGTCGATCGGCCAGCAGTCGCCCGACATCGCCGCCGGCGTCGACAAGGCCATCGAGGTCCGCGAGGACGCGGGCGACATGGACCCGCTCGACCTGCAGGGCGCCGGGGACCAGGGCCTGATGTTCGGCTACGCGAGCGACGAGACGCCGTCGCTCCTGCCGCTGCCGATCTGGCTCGCGCACCGCCTCGCCGAGCAGCTCGCCGCGGTCCGCAAGGACGCGACGCTGCCGGGGCTGCGGCCCGACGGCAAGACGCAGGTGACCGTGGGCTACGAGGGCGACCGGCCGGTGGCGCTGGACACGGTCGTCCTGTCGACGCAGCACGAGCCCGACGTGCAGGAGGTCACGCTGGCGCGGGACGTCGCCGAGCTCGTCGTCCGCCCGGTGCTCGCCGGACTCGACCTCGACGTGTCGGCGCACCGGCTCCTCGTGAACCCCACGGGGCAGTTCGTCATCGGCGGCCCGCAGGGGGACGCCGGCCTGACGGGCCGCAAGATCATCGTCGACACCTACGGCGGCATGGCCCGGCACGGCGGCGGCGCCTTCTCCGGCAAGGACCCGTCGAAGGTCGACCGCTCGGCCGCGTACGCGATGCGCTGGGTCGCCAAGAACGTGGTCGCCGCGGGGCTCGCGCGCCGCTGCGAGGTGCAGGTCGCCTACGCGATCGGCAAGGCGCACCCGGTCGGCCTGTACGTCGAGACGTTCGGCACGGAGACGGTCCCCGTCGAGCGGCTGACCGCGGCGATCCGGGAGGTCTTCGACCTGCGCCCCGCCGCGATCATCCGGGACCTCGACCTGCTGCGTCCGGTGTACCGGCGCACCGCCGCGTACGGCCACTTCGGCCGTGACCTGCCCGAGTTCACGTGGGAGCGCACCGACCGCACGGCCGACCTGCTGTCCGCCGTCGGCTGA
- the coaBC gene encoding bifunctional phosphopantothenoylcysteine decarboxylase/phosphopantothenate--cysteine ligase CoaBC encodes MRIVLGVAGGIAAYKAVLLLRQLREQGHEVRVVPTRASLEFVGRATWEALSGQPVTTEVFEDVDRVAHVAIGKRAELVVVAPATADLLARAAAGRADDLLTATLLVARCPVLLAPAMHTEMWEHPATVANVATLRERGVHVLDPDSGRLTGADTGPGRLPEPDVIAAAALALVPGAAGTDATGPAAARPRDLDGVRVVVSAGGTREPLDPVRFLGNRSSGRQGVALARAAADRGARVTLVAANVAAEVVAGATTGSDRVVVVPVETGEELRHAVRSAAKDADVVVMAAAVADYRPETVADAKLKKTGGPAALRLVETVDVLRELVTDPPRPGQTVVGFAAETGDVTGSVLEHGRAKARRKGADLLVVNPVGDGRAFGTPTNDVTVLDAAGEVVATAAGPKEDVAHAVWDAVRAHVDGPAGGGPAAGTLRA; translated from the coding sequence GTGCGCATCGTCCTCGGCGTCGCGGGCGGGATCGCCGCGTACAAGGCGGTCCTGCTCCTGCGGCAGCTGCGCGAGCAGGGCCACGAGGTGCGGGTCGTGCCGACCCGCGCCTCGCTCGAGTTCGTCGGGCGTGCGACGTGGGAGGCCCTCTCCGGGCAGCCCGTGACGACCGAGGTGTTCGAGGACGTGGACCGCGTCGCGCACGTCGCGATCGGCAAGCGCGCCGAGCTCGTGGTCGTCGCCCCCGCCACGGCGGACCTGCTCGCGCGCGCGGCCGCGGGCCGCGCCGACGACCTCCTCACCGCGACCCTCCTGGTGGCGCGGTGCCCGGTGCTCCTGGCACCGGCGATGCACACCGAGATGTGGGAGCACCCCGCCACGGTCGCCAACGTCGCGACCCTGCGCGAGCGGGGCGTGCACGTCCTCGACCCGGACTCCGGGCGCCTCACCGGCGCCGACACGGGACCCGGTCGCCTGCCCGAGCCGGACGTCATCGCCGCCGCCGCGCTCGCGCTCGTGCCGGGCGCTGCGGGCACCGACGCGACCGGCCCCGCCGCAGCCCGCCCGCGCGACCTCGACGGCGTCCGCGTCGTCGTCTCGGCGGGAGGGACGCGCGAGCCGCTCGACCCCGTCCGCTTCCTCGGCAACCGGTCGTCCGGACGGCAGGGCGTCGCCCTGGCCCGCGCGGCCGCCGACCGTGGCGCCCGCGTGACGCTCGTCGCCGCCAACGTCGCCGCCGAGGTCGTCGCGGGCGCGACGACGGGCTCCGACCGCGTGGTCGTCGTCCCGGTCGAGACGGGGGAGGAGCTGCGCCACGCCGTGCGCAGCGCCGCGAAGGACGCGGACGTGGTCGTCATGGCCGCCGCGGTCGCCGACTACCGGCCCGAGACGGTGGCCGACGCCAAGCTCAAGAAGACCGGCGGACCGGCCGCGCTGCGGCTCGTCGAGACCGTCGACGTGCTGCGCGAGCTCGTCACCGACCCCCCGCGTCCGGGTCAGACGGTCGTCGGGTTCGCGGCCGAGACCGGGGACGTCACGGGCTCCGTGCTCGAGCACGGACGCGCGAAGGCGCGCCGCAAGGGCGCGGACCTGCTCGTCGTGAACCCGGTGGGGGACGGTCGCGCGTTCGGCACCCCGACCAACGACGTCACGGTGCTCGACGCCGCCGGCGAGGTCGTCGCGACGGCCGCGGGCCCCAAGGAGGACGTCGCGCACGCCGTCTGGGACGCCGTGCGCGCCCACGTGGACGGGCCCGCCGGCGGCGGTCCGGCCGCCGGTACGCTGCGGGCATGA
- the rpoZ gene encoding DNA-directed RNA polymerase subunit omega, giving the protein MSGTVAAPTGITDPPIDRLLERADSKYALVLFSAKRARQINAYYAQLNEGLLEYVGPLVETRPQEKPLSIAMREIDQGLLTSEATEG; this is encoded by the coding sequence GTGTCCGGAACCGTCGCCGCCCCCACGGGCATCACCGACCCGCCGATCGACCGCCTCCTCGAGCGCGCCGACTCGAAGTACGCGCTCGTGCTCTTCTCCGCGAAGCGCGCGCGCCAGATCAACGCCTACTACGCCCAGCTCAACGAGGGCCTGCTCGAGTACGTCGGGCCGCTCGTCGAGACGCGCCCGCAGGAGAAGCCGCTCTCGATCGCCATGCGCGAGATCGACCAGGGCCTCCTGACGTCCGAGGCGACCGAGGGCTGA
- the gmk gene encoding guanylate kinase, which translates to MTTQPARLTVLAGPTAVGKGTVSADIRARYPQVWLSVSMTTREPRPGEVDGVHYHFVSATRFEEMVERGELLEWAVVHGHNRYGTPRGPVEERLAAGEPALLEIDLQGARQVRASMPDARFVFLAPPSWDELVRRLVGRGTEDEEERERRLATARVELAAEPEFDHVVVNDDVHRATDELVRLMGIAAG; encoded by the coding sequence ATGACGACGCAGCCGGCACGGCTGACCGTGCTCGCCGGACCGACCGCCGTGGGGAAGGGGACCGTCTCGGCGGACATCCGCGCCCGCTACCCGCAGGTCTGGCTGTCGGTGTCGATGACGACCCGCGAGCCCCGGCCCGGCGAGGTCGACGGCGTGCACTACCACTTCGTCTCGGCCACGCGGTTCGAGGAGATGGTGGAGCGCGGCGAGCTGCTCGAGTGGGCCGTCGTGCACGGGCACAACCGCTACGGCACGCCGCGCGGGCCCGTCGAGGAGCGCCTCGCCGCCGGGGAGCCCGCGCTGCTCGAGATCGACCTGCAGGGCGCCCGGCAGGTGCGGGCGTCCATGCCCGACGCGCGGTTCGTCTTCCTCGCACCCCCGTCGTGGGACGAGCTCGTGCGCCGGCTGGTCGGGCGGGGGACCGAGGACGAGGAGGAGCGCGAGCGCCGCCTCGCCACCGCACGGGTGGAGCTCGCGGCCGAGCCGGAGTTCGACCACGTCGTCGTCAACGACGACGTGCACCGGGCGACCGACGAGCTGGTCCGGCTCATGGGGATCGCCGCCGGCTGA
- the mihF gene encoding integration host factor, actinobacterial type: MALPPLTPEQRAAALEKAAAARQARAEVKNRLKYSQGSLSEVIDQGQKDETIGKLKVAALLESLPGVGKVKARAIMSEIGISETRRVRGLGPHQVKALVDRFG; encoded by the coding sequence GTGGCTCTCCCCCCGCTGACTCCCGAACAACGAGCGGCAGCGCTCGAGAAGGCCGCTGCGGCACGGCAGGCGCGTGCCGAGGTCAAGAATCGACTGAAGTACTCGCAGGGCTCGCTCTCCGAGGTGATCGACCAGGGGCAGAAGGACGAGACGATCGGCAAGCTCAAGGTCGCCGCGCTCCTCGAGTCCCTGCCCGGCGTCGGTAAGGTCAAGGCGCGCGCGATCATGTCCGAGATCGGCATCTCGGAGACGCGCCGCGTCCGCGGCCTCGGCCCGCACCAGGTCAAGGCGCTCGTCGACCGCTTCGGCTGA
- the pyrF gene encoding orotidine-5'-phosphate decarboxylase produces MTARPPAGAGAPFGARLAAAMDDHGPLCVGIDPHATLLADWGLTDDAAGLATFARTVLDAVAGRVAAVKPQAAFFERHGSAGLAVLEEVVAAGRETGTLVVVDAKRGDIGSTMGAYADAFLRDGSPLAGDALTVSPYLGFGSLGPAVDLAHATGRGLFVLCLTSNTEGHEVQHARTQDGPTVAATMAAHAAALNAGERPLGSVGLVVGATVGDAAERAGVDLVRVNGPLLAPGVGAQGAGAAELARVFGGARRQVLASSSRGVLAAGPDVAGLRAAARRAADEAAAALR; encoded by the coding sequence GTGACGGCACGACCCCCCGCCGGTGCGGGCGCGCCCTTCGGGGCGCGCCTCGCCGCGGCCATGGACGACCACGGGCCGCTCTGCGTGGGCATCGACCCGCACGCCACGCTGCTCGCCGACTGGGGGCTGACCGACGACGCGGCGGGGCTGGCGACGTTCGCCCGCACGGTGCTCGACGCGGTCGCCGGCCGCGTCGCCGCGGTCAAGCCGCAGGCGGCGTTCTTCGAGCGGCACGGGTCCGCCGGGCTCGCGGTGCTGGAGGAGGTCGTCGCGGCCGGGCGCGAGACCGGCACGCTGGTCGTGGTCGACGCGAAGCGCGGCGACATCGGGTCGACGATGGGCGCGTACGCCGACGCGTTCCTGCGCGACGGCTCACCGCTGGCCGGCGACGCGCTCACCGTCTCGCCGTACCTCGGCTTCGGCTCGCTCGGCCCCGCGGTCGACCTCGCGCACGCCACGGGGCGCGGGCTGTTCGTCCTGTGCCTCACCTCCAACACGGAGGGGCACGAGGTGCAGCACGCGCGCACGCAGGACGGTCCCACGGTCGCCGCGACGATGGCGGCCCACGCCGCGGCGCTCAACGCAGGCGAGCGTCCCCTCGGCTCGGTCGGGCTCGTCGTAGGCGCCACCGTGGGGGACGCGGCCGAGCGGGCCGGCGTCGACCTGGTGCGCGTCAACGGGCCCCTGCTGGCGCCCGGCGTCGGGGCGCAGGGTGCCGGTGCGGCGGAGCTCGCGCGCGTGTTCGGCGGCGCCCGGCGGCAGGTGCTGGCGTCGTCCTCGCGCGGCGTGCTGGCTGCCGGACCCGACGTGGCCGGGCTGCGCGCGGCAGCGCGCCGGGCGGCGGACGAGGCGGCCGCGGCGCTGCGCTGA